The Candidatus Margulisiibacteriota bacterium genome contains a region encoding:
- the fabD gene encoding ACP S-malonyltransferase — translation MFIFPGQGSQKAGMGKDLYDNFEAAKEIFAKADRALGFELSKLCFEGPDDALRSTEIAQPAILTVSTAAFMSLGKTPKAAAGHSLGEYSALVASGALSFEDTVRIVHLRGKFMQEAVPAGHGAMSAVLGLDREKLAACCAAASSKGVVEPANFNSPGQIVISGTKEGVEEAGRLCKEAGAKKIIPLAVSAPFHCSLMKPAADKLAVELDKTGFKSPSFPVYSNVTASPQTDAAKIKELLVKQVTSPVLWEDTLKNLSLNGFDTFVEIGCGKILSGLVKKTLENAKIYNVEDSVSAKGAVL, via the coding sequence GTGTTCATTTTTCCCGGACAGGGCTCCCAAAAAGCCGGCATGGGCAAAGACCTCTATGACAATTTTGAGGCGGCAAAAGAGATCTTTGCCAAAGCCGACAGGGCCCTTGGATTTGAGCTCTCAAAACTCTGCTTCGAAGGTCCCGACGATGCCTTAAGATCCACAGAAATAGCCCAGCCCGCGATACTCACGGTAAGCACTGCCGCTTTTATGTCCCTTGGAAAAACCCCCAAGGCCGCCGCCGGCCACAGCCTGGGCGAGTATTCGGCCCTGGTGGCCTCGGGCGCGCTGTCTTTTGAGGATACCGTTAGAATAGTTCACCTGCGCGGCAAGTTTATGCAGGAGGCGGTGCCGGCAGGGCATGGGGCCATGTCTGCGGTGCTGGGACTGGACAGGGAAAAACTGGCGGCCTGCTGCGCTGCGGCTTCTTCAAAAGGCGTTGTGGAGCCGGCCAATTTTAACAGCCCGGGACAGATAGTGATCTCCGGAACAAAAGAAGGCGTTGAGGAGGCCGGGCGGCTCTGCAAAGAGGCCGGCGCAAAAAAGATAATCCCGCTTGCGGTAAGCGCCCCTTTCCACTGCTCGCTTATGAAGCCGGCGGCGGACAAACTGGCTGTGGAGCTGGACAAGACTGGTTTTAAGAGCCCTTCGTTCCCGGTATATTCTAATGTGACCGCTTCCCCCCAGACCGACGCGGCAAAGATAAAAGAACTGCTTGTAAAGCAGGTGACCAGCCCCGTGCTCTGGGAAGACACGCTTAAAAACCTGTCCCTAAATGGTTTTGACACCTTTGTCGAGATAGGCTGCGGCAAGATACTGTCGGGGCTTGTTAAAAAGACCCTGGAAAATGCTAAAATATACAATGTTGAGGACAGCGTTTCTGCAAAAGGAGCCGTTCTTTGA
- the acpP gene encoding acyl carrier protein, with protein sequence MDEQKAFEQVKKVVVDQLGVNESEVTKQASFVDDLGADSLDTVELVMALEEAFGFEIPDEEAEKIKTVGDTVAYVLAHAKN encoded by the coding sequence ATGGACGAGCAGAAAGCGTTCGAGCAGGTAAAAAAAGTGGTGGTGGATCAGCTCGGGGTCAACGAGAGCGAGGTCACTAAGCAGGCCTCTTTTGTGGACGACCTGGGAGCCGACTCTTTGGACACCGTGGAACTGGTCATGGCCCTTGAAGAAGCTTTTGGCTTTGAGATACCGGACGAAGAAGCCGAAAAGATAAAGACCGTGGGAGACACGGTAGCGTATGTT
- the fabG gene encoding 3-oxoacyl-[acyl-carrier-protein] reductase, protein MKLKGQVALVTGGAQGIGRSVCEALAKEGCDIIVSDVNIDAARAAAEELKKLGIRSFALKMNVADGKEAEEAVKSAHSEFGKIDILVNNAGITRDGLLMRMKEEDWDLVIGINLKGVFNCTKAVSSLMMKARYGRIVNIASIVGLMGNAGQANYSASKGGVIALTKTTARELASRGITANAVAPGFIDTDMTKKLPEEVREKLKAQIPMGSLGSAEDVAKAVVFLCADAPYITGQVISVNGGMYM, encoded by the coding sequence TTGAAACTTAAAGGCCAAGTTGCGCTTGTTACCGGAGGCGCCCAGGGCATCGGCAGGTCCGTCTGCGAAGCTCTGGCAAAAGAAGGCTGCGATATTATAGTATCCGATGTCAATATAGACGCCGCCCGCGCGGCTGCCGAAGAGCTCAAAAAACTTGGGATAAGGTCTTTTGCTCTAAAGATGAACGTGGCAGACGGTAAAGAAGCGGAAGAGGCCGTAAAAAGCGCCCACTCCGAGTTCGGCAAGATAGATATACTGGTGAACAACGCCGGCATAACAAGGGACGGTCTTCTTATGAGGATGAAAGAAGAGGACTGGGACCTGGTGATAGGCATCAACCTCAAAGGCGTCTTTAACTGCACAAAGGCCGTTTCTTCCCTTATGATGAAAGCCCGCTACGGCAGGATAGTCAATATCGCTTCTATTGTGGGGCTAATGGGCAATGCCGGACAGGCCAACTACTCGGCCTCCAAGGGCGGCGTGATCGCTCTTACAAAGACCACCGCGCGGGAACTTGCCTCAAGGGGCATAACCGCCAACGCCGTTGCCCCGGGATTTATCGACACCGATATGACGAAAAAGCTGCCCGAAGAGGTAAGGGAAAAACTTAAGGCCCAGATACCCATGGGAAGCCTCGGATCTGCCGAAGATGTTGCCAAAGCCGTCGTGTTCTTATGCGCTGACGCCCCGTACATAACGGGTCAGGTCATAAGCGTCAACGGCGGAATGTACATGTAG